One region of Clostridiales bacterium genomic DNA includes:
- a CDS encoding sigma-70 family RNA polymerase sigma factor, protein MDTFDVIFTTYSPLVFRYLRSLCGDAAVAEELTAETFYRAYTHFDSFRGDSKLETWLCAIAKNAYLKDCRRSARTVGADALEPLPAETDFVERFLDREQARQIYRYVHELGAQYKEVFLLRTLGELSFRDIADIFGKSESWAKVTYFRAKNKIIERMEGST, encoded by the coding sequence ATGGACACGTTCGACGTCATATTTACAACCTACAGTCCGCTCGTGTTCCGTTACCTGCGCTCCCTGTGCGGAGATGCGGCCGTCGCCGAAGAGCTCACGGCGGAGACCTTTTACCGCGCCTACACCCATTTTGATTCGTTTCGCGGCGACAGCAAGCTTGAGACGTGGCTGTGCGCCATTGCGAAAAACGCATACCTCAAGGACTGCCGGCGCAGCGCGCGCACGGTCGGCGCGGACGCGCTTGAGCCCCTGCCGGCGGAGACGGACTTCGTCGAGCGCTTTCTTGACCGCGAGCAGGCGCGGCAGATCTACCGCTACGTGCACGAGCTGGGCGCGCAGTATAAGGAAGTGTTTTTGCTGCGCACGCTCGGCGAGCTGAGCTTCCGCGACATTGCGGACATCTTCGGCAAGTCCGAATCGTGGGCGAAGGTCACGTACTTTCGCGCCAAAAACAAAATCATCGAACGAATGGAGGGATCGACATGA
- a CDS encoding zf-HC2 domain-containing protein: MNPITCGMAADLLPLYLDGCCSADSRAALEAHMDACPACRAQYAQLRRDLTPAAPAAEDPGTDGIARALARKMRRRKRCLRALCAVLGVLLAVLLVFIGKTFVILGQPGGAVSAALPAGATDLVAREVSGTAEEVGEHVFATGTARLVVSADALPDAPVTVRLWQVRETRENTMVATLDARHRSCIFTNLPPQTLYAVTVDGAPDVQLTVRSRLTFREAFSLMLQEL, translated from the coding sequence ATGAACCCGATTACCTGCGGCATGGCTGCGGATCTGCTGCCGCTCTATCTGGACGGCTGCTGCAGCGCCGACAGCCGTGCGGCGCTCGAGGCGCACATGGACGCCTGCCCGGCCTGCCGGGCGCAATATGCGCAGCTGCGGCGCGACCTGACGCCCGCTGCGCCCGCGGCGGAGGATCCCGGTACGGACGGGATCGCACGCGCTCTGGCGCGAAAAATGCGCCGCCGCAAGCGCTGCCTGCGCGCGCTCTGCGCGGTGCTGGGCGTGCTGCTGGCCGTGCTTCTTGTGTTCATCGGCAAGACCTTCGTGATCCTCGGCCAGCCGGGCGGCGCTGTGTCCGCCGCGCTCCCGGCCGGTGCGACCGATCTTGTCGCGCGTGAGGTCAGCGGCACGGCGGAGGAGGTCGGCGAGCATGTGTTTGCGACCGGAACGGCGCGGCTCGTCGTCTCGGCGGATGCGCTGCCGGATGCGCCCGTGACGGTGCGGCTCTGGCAGGTGCGCGAGACGCGCGAAAATACCATGGTCGCAACGCTCGACGCAAGGCACCGGTCGTGCATCTTTACGAATCTGCCGCCGCAGACGCTCTACGCCGTCACGGTGGACGGCGCGCCGGATGTGCAGCTCACCGTGCGCAGCCGGCTCACGTTCCGGGAGGCGTTTTCCCTCATGCTGCAGGAGCTGTGA
- a CDS encoding DeoR/GlpR family DNA-binding transcription regulator codes for MKNKPERISCILSILANRVGESISALASEIGVSDMTIRRDLHELSAQGYTTVINGVAILNDNQDGSKIKKDYFIHDERQSMSGSKEAIGLEACKLIEPNDIVLIDTGSTTECMLKHLNLDFPITVVGYTLNTMVACQNRSNISLICGGGFYHRNTELFDSPEGVALISRLNINKCFMAAAGVTSKGNLSCIEPYEFMYKKAAINSSSTRILLVDSSKFGKMRPCMFSNLSDFDMVITDSDIGGNWISLFEQSNLKYIIV; via the coding sequence ATGAAGAACAAGCCCGAGCGTATCAGCTGTATTCTCTCCATCCTGGCAAACAGAGTAGGTGAATCCATAAGCGCGCTTGCCTCGGAAATCGGAGTCTCGGATATGACCATACGCCGAGACTTGCACGAGCTGTCCGCGCAGGGATATACCACCGTTATCAATGGCGTTGCAATTCTGAATGATAACCAGGATGGCTCGAAGATAAAGAAGGACTATTTCATTCACGACGAGAGACAGAGCATGTCCGGCAGCAAGGAGGCAATCGGTCTGGAGGCCTGCAAGCTCATTGAGCCGAATGATATCGTTCTGATAGATACGGGTTCCACCACAGAGTGTATGCTCAAGCACTTAAATCTGGACTTTCCCATCACGGTAGTGGGCTACACTCTGAACACTATGGTTGCCTGCCAGAACAGAAGCAACATCTCTCTCATTTGCGGCGGCGGATTTTACCACAGGAACACCGAGCTTTTCGATTCTCCCGAAGGAGTCGCGCTTATATCCAGACTGAATATCAACAAGTGCTTTATGGCAGCAGCTGGAGTAACTTCAAAAGGAAACCTTTCATGCATCGAGCCGTATGAATTTATGTACAAGAAGGCGGCTATCAACTCATCATCCACAAGAATTCTACTGGTCGACTCATCGAAGTTCGGCAAAATGCGTCCCTGCATGTTCTCAAATCTTTCAGATTTCGACATGGTAATTACAGACAGCGATATAGGCGGAAACTGGATTAGCCTCTTTGAGCAAAGCAATCTGAAGTACATAATCGTCTGA
- the deoC gene encoding deoxyribose-phosphate aldolase, with protein sequence MKKEEVYGHIDHTLLKAFSTTEQIEAIAEEALKYGTASICIPASFVNYIHNKYKDVNICTVIGFPLGYSTTSIKVAEAKQAIEDGANEIDMVINIGWAKEHKFDAVTEEIKAVKAACGDKILKVIIETCYLTDEEKIALCKCVSDAKADYIKTSTGFGTGGATLEDVKLLKANVAPYVKVKAAGGMKTKADLFALLEAGADRLGTSSGIKLLNE encoded by the coding sequence TTGAAGAAAGAAGAAGTATACGGACACATTGACCATACGCTCCTCAAGGCGTTTAGCACAACAGAGCAGATTGAAGCCATTGCAGAGGAGGCGCTGAAATACGGCACTGCATCTATATGCATTCCGGCAAGCTTTGTAAATTACATTCACAACAAATATAAGGATGTCAATATATGCACCGTAATTGGCTTTCCCCTCGGATATTCCACCACTTCAATCAAGGTTGCAGAGGCAAAGCAGGCAATTGAAGACGGCGCAAATGAAATCGATATGGTAATCAACATCGGCTGGGCAAAGGAGCATAAGTTTGATGCTGTTACCGAAGAGATCAAGGCCGTCAAAGCGGCGTGCGGGGACAAGATTCTGAAGGTTATCATTGAGACCTGCTATCTGACTGACGAGGAAAAAATCGCACTTTGCAAGTGCGTTTCGGATGCAAAGGCCGACTATATTAAGACCTCAACCGGATTTGGCACCGGTGGCGCAACGCTGGAGGATGTAAAGCTTTTGAAGGCCAATGTTGCACCTTATGTAAAAGTAAAGGCAGCAGGCGGTATGAAGACCAAGGCAGACCTTTTTGCACTCCTTGAGGCCGGTGCAGACAGACTCGGCACAAGCTCGGGCATAAAGCTTCTCAACGAATAA
- a CDS encoding sugar ABC transporter ATP-binding protein, with protein sequence MSTRFLLEAKNIIKTFPPTVALNDVHFCLRPGEIHGLMGENGSGKSTMCSIVSGIYPYDSGELFLDGEPYCPKNMIDAAAKGVCMIVQEQGTFASTTVAENIFIGKEKQFHNGIRLDTKKMANAAQKILDELQMQHIDARMTCGRLSFEDRKLVEIARAMYSDPKVLIIDETTSALSKNGRDILYGLMEKMKSEGKSVIFISHDIDELMEKCDYLTVFRDGIYIDEVPKEKFNADLIKQLMVGREMVGAYYREDFKPSHEDEVVLSVEHITQGIVTDVSFDAYKGEILGIGGLNECGMHELGKLIFGLEPRTIGVTRYHGGVEFKNPTDAMKLGIGYISKDRDKEAILTAASIRDNICLPSLSKLQKGIFITDKREKEFTNSYINTLEIKTSGMEQLCMHLSGGNKQKVVIAKWVGFDASVLIMDCPTRGIDIGVKAEIYRIMEKMKADGRTIILISEELPELIGMSDRLLIMKDGKITKEFQRSKELSDRDIINYMI encoded by the coding sequence ATGAGTACCCGTTTTCTTCTTGAAGCTAAAAACATAATTAAGACTTTCCCGCCTACTGTGGCATTGAATGATGTTCACTTTTGCCTGAGGCCCGGCGAAATCCACGGCCTGATGGGCGAGAACGGCTCAGGCAAGAGCACGATGTGTTCAATCGTTTCGGGCATTTATCCCTATGATTCAGGTGAACTCTTCCTGGATGGTGAGCCGTATTGCCCTAAGAATATGATTGACGCAGCAGCTAAGGGCGTTTGCATGATTGTTCAGGAGCAGGGGACCTTTGCGAGCACAACCGTTGCGGAAAACATATTCATCGGAAAAGAAAAGCAGTTTCATAACGGCATCAGGCTGGATACGAAAAAAATGGCGAATGCCGCACAGAAGATTCTTGATGAGCTTCAGATGCAGCACATTGACGCCAGAATGACCTGCGGCAGACTTTCCTTTGAGGACAGAAAGCTTGTAGAGATAGCAAGAGCAATGTATTCAGACCCAAAGGTTCTGATAATAGATGAGACGACCAGCGCACTTTCCAAGAACGGCCGCGATATTCTCTACGGCTTGATGGAAAAGATGAAGTCAGAGGGCAAGTCCGTAATCTTCATCTCACATGACATAGATGAGCTTATGGAAAAATGCGACTATCTGACGGTTTTCAGAGACGGCATTTACATTGACGAGGTGCCGAAGGAGAAATTCAATGCCGATCTGATCAAGCAGCTGATGGTTGGCAGAGAAATGGTCGGAGCCTACTATCGCGAGGATTTCAAGCCGAGCCACGAGGACGAGGTTGTCCTCTCGGTTGAGCATATTACGCAGGGAATTGTTACCGATGTCTCGTTCGATGCGTATAAGGGCGAGATACTCGGCATAGGCGGCCTGAACGAGTGCGGTATGCACGAGTTGGGCAAGCTGATATTCGGTCTTGAACCGCGTACGATCGGCGTTACCAGGTATCATGGCGGCGTTGAGTTCAAAAATCCGACTGATGCAATGAAGCTGGGCATCGGCTACATTTCCAAGGACCGCGACAAAGAAGCAATTCTCACAGCAGCAAGCATTCGTGATAACATCTGCCTTCCGTCCCTGAGTAAGCTGCAGAAGGGCATATTCATCACGGATAAGAGAGAGAAGGAGTTTACGAATTCCTACATAAATACGCTCGAAATCAAAACCAGCGGAATGGAACAGCTTTGTATGCATCTGTCCGGCGGCAATAAGCAGAAGGTCGTTATTGCGAAATGGGTGGGCTTCGATGCCTCCGTTCTGATAATGGACTGTCCCACCAGAGGCATAGACATCGGCGTTAAAGCGGAGATTTACCGCATCATGGAAAAAATGAAAGCGGACGGCAGGACCATAATACTGATTTCCGAGGAGCTGCCTGAGCTGATAGGTATGAGCGACAGACTGCTTATCATGAAGGACGGCAAAATCACAAAAGAGTTTCAGAGAAGCAAAGAGTTGTCCGACAGAGATATTATTAATTACATGATATAG
- a CDS encoding ABC transporter permease: MKTDIKKHENGGAKSWIKAHLSDIIPVLGLILVLVFFNAVSGGKVFTKTNFNTLFNEAFSLLIVTYALIFVMAQGKNDMSLGGVVALAAALAAHASSISGNLVLPVALLVGLLCGLLNGLIVTEFRIDSFIATIAMSFILKGFVELLLQSGVQSIPIKMMMLDSQQLKITVALVFGIISFILFKYTMFGKHCRAIGSRLEVCRQSGVRVKLVQYGSYVFTGLASGLVAFFFLIRSGAANIGTASNLEFNALQALMLGGVLITGGSSVKFRSAVIGSITMAALANGMTLWGVETLTQQLIKGFIFLIVIALTFERKSVEVIK, translated from the coding sequence ATGAAAACGGATATAAAAAAGCATGAAAACGGCGGGGCAAAAAGCTGGATCAAGGCGCACCTGTCTGACATTATTCCCGTATTAGGCCTCATATTAGTGTTGGTATTCTTCAATGCGGTCAGCGGCGGAAAAGTATTTACAAAGACAAACTTCAACACGCTGTTCAACGAGGCTTTCAGCCTTCTGATTGTTACATACGCATTGATTTTTGTTATGGCGCAGGGCAAAAACGATATGTCCCTGGGCGGCGTTGTGGCACTTGCGGCGGCACTTGCGGCACACGCATCATCTATAAGCGGCAATTTGGTCCTGCCGGTTGCGCTGCTGGTCGGACTGCTGTGCGGCCTGCTGAACGGCTTGATTGTTACGGAGTTTAGAATTGACTCGTTTATTGCTACAATAGCAATGTCCTTCATCCTGAAGGGCTTTGTTGAATTGCTGCTCCAGTCGGGTGTTCAGTCCATACCCATCAAGATGATGATGCTCGATTCTCAGCAGCTTAAAATCACAGTTGCGCTGGTATTCGGTATTATTAGCTTCATACTGTTTAAGTACACCATGTTCGGCAAGCATTGCCGCGCAATAGGCTCAAGGCTGGAAGTCTGCAGACAGTCCGGCGTAAGAGTAAAGCTCGTTCAGTACGGAAGCTATGTGTTCACGGGTTTGGCCTCCGGTCTTGTTGCATTCTTCTTCCTCATCCGCTCCGGTGCTGCTAATATCGGCACGGCAAGCAATTTGGAATTCAATGCGCTGCAGGCGCTGATGCTCGGCGGCGTGCTGATCACAGGCGGCTCGTCCGTTAAGTTCAGAAGTGCGGTAATCGGCAGCATCACGATGGCGGCACTTGCAAATGGTATGACCCTGTGGGGCGTTGAGACACTGACTCAGCAACTTATCAAGGGATTTATATTCCTTATTGTAATTGCGCTTACATTTGAAAGAAAGAGCGTAGAGGTAATCAAGTGA
- a CDS encoding substrate-binding domain-containing protein: MKKVIALLLAAVMVFALCACGQQGAEGKDPAAKLPEFKLGIPMENTANPAQYSYLENMVYLCGNFPNGGTAVAEADDLTDPDHMISSVEKLISAGCNMITICPCNDTMLIKVAKLCEENKVYWAVAWRDILDPEVRDVVYASPYFCGTAVQSDLNAGYAAVKAMGEAGMKKIGLISLDKSSSCAALREKGMQKALDEYGMQVVAEARDLQQAADAAQAVESFIVANPDLDGVYIACSMGMNILDGTLSALEQYDPDNHIKISVIDFLTGLDTCFEKDRIICAQGGIYIPVQIACGMLEMNAILNGGRLGGQAWDVPISFGAVGSAEEFKDYSKFCEGALPTYTFEELQNLFITYNPDVTGEDIIAWGNAFNLADIYAAHADLAAPVKGPNGVEYVPFAK; encoded by the coding sequence ATGAAGAAAGTCATCGCCCTCTTGCTGGCGGCAGTTATGGTGTTTGCACTTTGTGCATGCGGCCAGCAAGGCGCTGAGGGGAAAGATCCCGCAGCAAAACTTCCCGAGTTCAAGCTCGGCATCCCCATGGAAAACACCGCAAACCCTGCACAGTATTCCTACCTTGAGAACATGGTTTACCTGTGCGGCAACTTCCCCAACGGCGGCACCGCAGTTGCAGAAGCTGACGACCTGACCGACCCCGATCATATGATTTCCAGCGTTGAGAAACTTATCTCTGCAGGCTGCAATATGATCACCATCTGCCCCTGCAACGACACTATGCTCATCAAGGTTGCAAAGCTTTGCGAAGAGAACAAGGTTTACTGGGCAGTTGCATGGCGCGACATCCTCGACCCCGAGGTACGTGATGTTGTATACGCATCTCCCTACTTCTGCGGCACCGCAGTTCAGTCCGACCTGAACGCAGGCTATGCAGCAGTTAAGGCAATGGGCGAAGCAGGCATGAAGAAGATCGGCCTCATCTCTTTGGACAAGAGCAGCTCCTGCGCAGCACTTCGTGAAAAGGGCATGCAGAAGGCGCTTGACGAGTACGGCATGCAAGTTGTTGCTGAGGCAAGAGACCTCCAGCAGGCAGCTGACGCAGCACAGGCAGTTGAAAGCTTCATCGTTGCAAATCCCGACCTCGACGGTGTTTACATCGCTTGCTCCATGGGCATGAACATCCTCGACGGCACGCTCTCCGCGCTTGAGCAGTACGACCCCGACAACCACATCAAGATCAGCGTTATTGACTTCCTGACCGGACTCGACACCTGCTTCGAGAAGGATAGAATCATTTGCGCACAGGGCGGTATTTACATCCCCGTTCAGATTGCCTGCGGTATGCTCGAGATGAACGCAATCCTCAATGGCGGCCGCCTCGGTGGACAGGCATGGGATGTTCCCATCTCCTTCGGTGCAGTCGGCTCCGCTGAAGAGTTCAAGGATTACAGCAAGTTCTGCGAAGGAGCACTTCCTACTTACACCTTTGAAGAGCTGCAGAACCTGTTCATCACCTACAATCCCGATGTAACCGGTGAAGACATCATCGCTTGGGGTAATGCATTCAACCTCGCCGACATTTATGCTGCACATGCAGACCTCGCAGCACCCGTAAAGGGACCCAACGGCGTTGAATATGTTCCCTTTGCAAAGTAA
- a CDS encoding alpha-L-fucosidase, which translates to MAFRYSDKYKKYSLDMHVNVTRDEFLKQFDPEALAKDIISTGAEAGMMYIQSHYGYSYWPTKVGEMHPGLIGNEDAFKRLYDEMHKGGMDVDVYFSMIYNNWAYDHHPEWRIKDIDGHYSRDKGRRFGLCCPNSEGYKKFCRDQIADFTEYVGPYEAFFADMTFWPTVCYCDNCRARWEKEVGGEMPRIVNWKDERWKLFQRKREEWLQDYMQYIYDSVKMVNPGAVVEMQNSTMPGSWMMGVTENATIASDAVSGDLYGGFSQQTFACKMYYNMTPNLPFNYTTSRCEPSLDEHTTIKSEVMMKLHAMLSFINHGSNIFVDAVDMTGTYEPLVYSRLKNVYDDAAKFEKYFSKGKPCTDIGIYFNLHGKYDEEMPPMDISESKNISRAIPHLDSSINVSETLQRAHIPYSVYTSFHPEQWGKAKMLIVSDAPNMSKENMSELKAYVEDGGIAYISGHSAQPLVEEIFGGKITGRTDETITYIAPEDEVASLFGEYSRKYPLTVYDSAYILEGATNGKVLAKLTLPYSLQASSFLVCADLELQVEADPNDPRNESASMHSDPPGIATDYPAMMEAEVGKGKIIWVCAPFENTSLTQPRKVFTSFVKKYVPEMRFASDDTPYVVEYQLWEDEEGKYLSAINLQYADEVLPVFDFNICIRTEKPAKITRVSDGREMGFEYSDGKLVLHIDRLDLYEMFDIQI; encoded by the coding sequence ATGGCATTCAGATATTCTGATAAATATAAGAAATACTCTCTTGATATGCATGTAAATGTAACGAGAGACGAATTCCTTAAGCAGTTTGACCCGGAGGCTCTTGCTAAGGACATTATCTCAACAGGTGCTGAGGCGGGAATGATGTACATTCAGTCCCATTACGGCTATTCCTACTGGCCTACAAAGGTTGGCGAAATGCACCCGGGTCTCATCGGAAATGAAGATGCATTCAAAAGGCTGTACGATGAAATGCACAAGGGCGGAATGGATGTTGATGTATACTTCAGCATGATTTATAACAACTGGGCATATGACCACCATCCCGAGTGGAGAATTAAAGACATAGACGGCCACTATTCGCGCGACAAGGGCAGAAGATTCGGCCTTTGCTGCCCGAACAGCGAGGGCTACAAAAAGTTCTGCAGAGACCAGATTGCAGATTTCACTGAATATGTAGGTCCCTATGAGGCGTTTTTTGCGGATATGACCTTCTGGCCCACAGTATGCTACTGCGACAATTGCAGAGCAAGATGGGAAAAGGAAGTCGGCGGAGAAATGCCGAGAATTGTCAATTGGAAGGACGAACGTTGGAAGCTTTTCCAGCGCAAGCGCGAGGAGTGGCTGCAGGACTATATGCAGTACATCTACGATTCCGTCAAGATGGTCAATCCCGGCGCAGTTGTCGAAATGCAGAACTCCACCATGCCGGGAAGCTGGATGATGGGCGTAACCGAGAATGCCACGATTGCAAGCGATGCAGTTTCCGGCGATTTGTATGGCGGTTTTTCTCAGCAGACCTTTGCCTGCAAAATGTACTACAATATGACGCCCAATCTGCCGTTCAACTATACTACCTCAAGGTGCGAGCCGTCTCTTGACGAGCATACCACTATTAAATCCGAGGTAATGATGAAGCTCCATGCAATGCTGTCATTTATCAATCACGGCAGCAACATATTTGTTGACGCAGTGGATATGACCGGCACATATGAACCGTTGGTGTACAGCCGCCTTAAGAATGTATATGATGATGCGGCAAAATTTGAAAAGTATTTCTCAAAGGGCAAGCCCTGCACGGATATAGGCATATACTTCAATCTGCATGGCAAGTACGACGAGGAGATGCCGCCTATGGACATCTCTGAGAGCAAGAACATCAGCAGGGCAATACCGCATCTTGACAGCAGCATCAATGTCAGCGAAACGCTGCAGAGAGCGCATATACCCTACAGCGTGTATACCAGCTTCCACCCTGAGCAGTGGGGCAAAGCAAAAATGCTTATCGTGAGCGATGCGCCCAATATGAGCAAGGAAAATATGTCTGAGCTGAAGGCTTATGTCGAAGACGGCGGCATAGCGTATATCAGCGGTCACAGCGCACAGCCTCTGGTTGAGGAGATTTTCGGCGGAAAGATCACGGGACGTACCGACGAAACAATCACCTATATTGCCCCCGAGGATGAGGTGGCATCGCTGTTTGGTGAGTACAGCAGAAAATATCCTTTGACAGTGTACGACAGTGCGTATATTCTTGAAGGAGCAACGAACGGCAAGGTGCTTGCAAAGCTGACGCTGCCGTATTCACTGCAGGCAAGCTCATTCCTGGTATGTGCAGACCTCGAGCTTCAGGTGGAAGCGGATCCGAATGACCCGCGCAATGAGAGTGCATCCATGCACTCAGACCCACCCGGAATCGCAACAGACTACCCTGCAATGATGGAAGCAGAGGTCGGCAAGGGCAAGATAATATGGGTATGTGCACCCTTTGAGAACACAAGCCTGACACAGCCCAGAAAGGTATTCACATCATTTGTAAAGAAGTATGTGCCTGAGATGCGCTTCGCTTCAGACGATACGCCGTATGTGGTTGAGTATCAGCTGTGGGAGGATGAAGAGGGCAAATATCTGTCTGCAATCAACCTGCAGTACGCAGATGAGGTTCTGCCGGTATTTGACTTCAATATCTGCATAAGGACGGAAAAGCCTGCAAAGATCACCCGCGTATCAGACGGCAGGGAAATGGGCTTTGAGTATTCAGACGGCAAGCTTGTTCTGCACATTGACAGACTTGACCTTTACGAAATGTTCGATATTCAGATATAA
- the rbsK gene encoding ribokinase has product MENKKIVVFGSYVTDLTGRTPKFPTEGETVMGVSFKSGPGGKGSNQAVAAKRAGGDVTLVTRLGEDDFGKLALNFYDKEGIDSSKIIVDKNSDTGAALIIVNEATGQNEIIVIIGACGEFKPEEVQALKETVASAGTVLCQLETNPEATYKVLDMAKQAGVTTVFNPAPARKLPDEVLNGIDYITPNETEAEIITGIAVTGYESASKAADVLLGKGVKNVVITLGNKGYYAKNAQSEFTGAPIQVNVVDTTGAGDAFNGGFTAALAAGMSFEAALIYGNVTGGLAVEKLGTAPAMPYKEEIMAALNK; this is encoded by the coding sequence ATGGAAAACAAAAAGATAGTAGTATTTGGCAGCTATGTAACTGACCTTACCGGCAGAACCCCTAAGTTTCCCACAGAGGGCGAAACGGTAATGGGTGTGTCCTTCAAAAGCGGACCGGGAGGAAAGGGCTCCAACCAGGCGGTAGCTGCAAAGCGAGCCGGAGGCGATGTAACACTTGTAACCAGACTCGGTGAGGACGACTTCGGAAAGCTGGCACTTAATTTCTATGACAAAGAGGGAATCGATTCCTCAAAAATCATTGTTGATAAAAATTCTGACACAGGTGCTGCACTGATAATCGTAAACGAAGCGACTGGACAGAACGAAATCATTGTAATTATCGGTGCCTGCGGAGAGTTCAAGCCCGAGGAGGTTCAGGCGCTTAAAGAAACTGTCGCCTCAGCGGGAACGGTTCTCTGCCAGCTTGAAACAAATCCGGAGGCTACCTACAAGGTGCTTGATATGGCAAAGCAGGCAGGTGTGACGACTGTTTTTAATCCTGCACCGGCAAGAAAGCTGCCTGATGAGGTGTTGAACGGCATAGATTACATCACCCCCAACGAAACAGAAGCAGAAATTATAACAGGCATTGCAGTTACCGGTTATGAGAGCGCCTCAAAGGCGGCAGATGTTCTTCTCGGCAAGGGAGTTAAGAATGTTGTCATCACGCTCGGAAACAAGGGCTATTATGCCAAAAATGCACAGTCTGAGTTTACCGGTGCGCCGATTCAGGTAAATGTTGTTGATACAACGGGAGCAGGTGATGCCTTTAACGGCGGCTTTACTGCGGCGCTTGCGGCGGGAATGAGCTTTGAAGCTGCGCTTATATACGGCAATGTAACCGGCGGACTGGCGGTCGAAAAGCTCGGTACAGCACCGGCGATGCCTTATAAAGAAGAGATTATGGCAGCACTGAACAAGTAA
- a CDS encoding SDR family NAD(P)-dependent oxidoreductase: protein MKEFKNKVAAITGSATGIGRAFAEEAAKRGMRLALIDINTEGLEETKAICEKAGAPKVVTIKTDVTKYEEVRFSILRVMQEYGQLDLMFANAGIATAGWVYNHPPQDWAWAMNTNVLGLTYYVHEVLPIFKQQGTPCHFLFTASIAGLITGLRYNTAYLASKHAAVCIAEAVRDLAENDPDYSMMGVSVFCPEYVHTNIHNSEDHRPADYSVPCDPFYATDSYWDYRRLFDSNITVKGMNPAFVGPYLFEAVEENHMYKVPHMHTHEQIRARHRRIESDLEREEALHEKYAPLQKY from the coding sequence ATGAAAGAATTCAAGAACAAAGTTGCCGCCATCACCGGCTCCGCCACCGGCATCGGCCGCGCCTTCGCTGAAGAGGCTGCCAAGCGCGGCATGCGCCTCGCCCTCATCGACATCAACACCGAGGGTCTCGAGGAGACCAAGGCCATCTGCGAGAAGGCCGGCGCGCCGAAGGTCGTCACCATCAAGACCGACGTCACAAAGTATGAAGAGGTCCGCTTCAGCATCCTGCGCGTCATGCAGGAGTACGGCCAGCTCGACCTGATGTTCGCCAACGCCGGCATCGCCACCGCCGGCTGGGTCTACAACCATCCGCCTCAGGACTGGGCCTGGGCCATGAACACGAACGTGCTCGGCCTGACCTATTACGTGCACGAGGTGCTGCCCATCTTCAAGCAGCAGGGCACGCCCTGCCACTTCCTGTTCACCGCATCCATCGCCGGCCTGATCACCGGCCTGCGCTACAATACGGCCTACCTTGCGAGCAAGCATGCCGCCGTCTGCATCGCTGAGGCCGTGCGCGACCTCGCCGAGAACGACCCCGACTACAGCATGATGGGTGTGAGCGTGTTCTGTCCCGAATATGTGCACACGAACATCCACAACAGCGAGGATCACCGCCCGGCCGACTACAGCGTCCCGTGCGACCCGTTCTACGCCACCGACAGCTACTGGGATTACCGCCGCCTGTTCGACAGCAACATCACCGTCAAGGGCATGAACCCCGCCTTCGTCGGCCCGTACCTGTTCGAGGCTGTCGAGGAGAACCACATGTACAAGGTGCCGCATATGCACACCCACGAGCAGATCCGCGCACGCCACAGACGCATCGAGTCCGACCTCGAGCGTGAGGAAGCGCTGCATGAGAAATACGCCCCGCTGCAGAAATACTGA